The stretch of DNA TCCTTTAAATTTTTATCCTAAAATCAAAATGATTTCATACTGATAATACTAACACCAAAAAAGGGTAGAAAAGGGGGAATTTTAATAAATTATAAATTTTCGAAACTAATTGTAAATGTAATACTATTTTCATCTACATTTCTAGCAAAGATTAGGGCGTTATTTTTGCTAGCGATTAGCCGACTCATATATAGACCAAGCCCGCTGCCAGACTCTTTTGTGCTAAAGTGTGGCTCAAAGATAACCTTTAAAAACGAAGCTTTTATCGCTCCCGCATTATTTTGCACGCATAAATTTTTACGATTATCTTTTATAAAAGTATAAATTTTTATTACTCTTGGCTTTACATAGCTTTGTTTAAATGCATCTTTTGCGTTATTTATAATATTTATTAAAATTTGGATTATTTCATTAAAATTTGCAAAAATCGTAAAATTTTCTCTTATATCGATCTCTATTTCGATTTGATATTTCTTAAGTGAGGCGTTTAGAATTTTTATAGTCTGATTTATCACTTCCTCTACGCTAAACTCCCTTTTTAAAGTATTTGGCTTAAAAAAGTTTTTAAAATCATCAACCGTTTCAGACATGAAATTTATCTGCTTGCTAGTCTCTTCTATAAACTCATAAATTTTTGCTTCATCAAGCTTTTTTCGCTCCTGATAGAGTTCTAAATTTATTAAAGCTGAGCTGATTTGAGCTAAAGGCTGCTTCCACTGATGTGAGATATTGCCTATCATCTCGCCCATTGAGGCTAGTCGGCTTTGATGTATCATTAGCTGCTCGGTCTGTCTTTTGCTCTCTTCTCCGCGCCTATGCATCTTATAAACAAGTAGTAAAAATAGCCCAAATATAAAGGCTATCGCGCTCATTATGATGACAACCTCTTTTAAATGATAAGCAAAAATGGCACGTAACGGGATTTTAAAAGATAGCATTGCCATCATCTCACTTGCTTCAGAAATTTTTCCATTTAAAATTTCATAACGATCCAACATCTGTTTTGGAGCACTTTCGCTATTGTGACAGGCTAAGCAAGATGTATTTTGACTTTTTATAGGAAGTCCTACAAAAAATTGTGAGCCGTTTTCATCTTTTATAATCTTTGAAAACTCA from Campylobacter concisus encodes:
- a CDS encoding DUF3365 domain-containing protein, with amino-acid sequence MKYKFQLIVGVFIFVYLLISALVLNFYNNLAMKDAKKEAYYVLESINSVREYIAGVQRPLIEQLKRDGIIKEDFFDERLLSSSYISREIYNIQKKKYNLDFDYKLVAMAPLNKAHEPNEFEAQVLRGFKENKFSEFSKIIKDENGSQFFVGLPIKSQNTSCLACHNSESAPKQMLDRYEILNGKISEASEMMAMLSFKIPLRAIFAYHLKEVVIIMSAIAFIFGLFLLLVYKMHRRGEESKRQTEQLMIHQSRLASMGEMIGNISHQWKQPLAQISSALINLELYQERKKLDEAKIYEFIEETSKQINFMSETVDDFKNFFKPNTLKREFSVEEVINQTIKILNASLKKYQIEIEIDIRENFTIFANFNEIIQILINIINNAKDAFKQSYVKPRVIKIYTFIKDNRKNLCVQNNAGAIKASFLKVIFEPHFSTKESGSGLGLYMSRLIASKNNALIFARNVDENSITFTISFENL